A single region of the Ascaphus truei isolate aAscTru1 chromosome 6, aAscTru1.hap1, whole genome shotgun sequence genome encodes:
- the C1QB gene encoding complement C1q subcomponent subunit B encodes MKTWQMAARLLMLLMVIPLAKSQSCKGPYTMPGLPGIPGAPGPNGKDGPHGTKGDVGSPGVFEGWSENGQMGDPGQPGNPGKVGPKGPMGPPGLSGQPGPKGPKGESGDYKTSLKSAFSARRLSSSHPRKDQPIRFDRVITNENDHYESKIGKFTCQIPGIYYFTYHATSRGHLCINIMKGIAKGSKVATFCDQVYNIFQVTTGGVVLQLQKDEAVWLEPTDKNFLLGTEGADSIFSGFLLFPDP; translated from the exons ATGAAAACCTGGCAAATGGCAGCCAGGCTGTTGATGCTCCTCATGGTTATTCCACTAGCCAAGTCACAGAGCTGCAAAGGCCCTTATACCATGCCAGGTTTACCAGGTATTCCAGGAGCTCCAGGGCCAAATGGTAAAGATGGGCCACATGGAACAAAAGGAGATGTAG GTTCTCCAGGTGTATTTGAAGGCTGGAGCGAAAATGGGCAGATGGGTGATCCAGGACAGCCGGGTAATCCTGGGAAAGTTGGGCCAAAAGGGCCAATGGGCCCCCCTGGTCTGTCAGGGCAGCCTGGTCCAAAGGGTCCAAAAGGTGAATCAGGAGACTACAAGACCAGCCTTAAGTCCGCCTTCTCCGCACGAAGACTATCCTCTTCGCACCCCAGAAAGGATCAGCCTATTCGTTTTGATCGAGTCATTACCAATGAAAATGACCACTACGAGTCAAAAATCGGGAAATTCACGTGTCAGATACCTGGCATCTATTATTTCACCTATCATGCTACCTCAAGGGGCCATCTGTGTATAAATATCATGAAGGGCATAGCTAAGGGCAGCAAGGTAGCTACCTTCTGTGATCAAGTCTACAATATCTTCCAGGTGACCACTGGGGGAGTGGTTCTCCAACTACAAAAAGATGAGGCTGTATGGCTGGAGCCAACAGATAAGAATTTCTTGCTGGGAACCGAAGGGGCAGACAGCATTTTTTCTGGcttcttgctcttccctgaccctTAA